One Chlorobaculum limnaeum genomic window carries:
- a CDS encoding META domain-containing protein translates to MIRFFFIVLIATLAACSPRSATQPDAKTSTLFSSWWRVEEIDGRKAEFIRGQRRDMHIILYASRKMVGSGGCNQISGSFIHSPGSIRFGAIASSKMMCQPAVMLREQAFIAALRKADSYVVRGRRLTMYDRLGRETLRFMAVPSR, encoded by the coding sequence ATGATCCGATTTTTCTTCATTGTTCTTATTGCAACTCTTGCCGCTTGCTCGCCTCGTTCTGCGACGCAGCCGGATGCCAAGACTTCGACGCTGTTCAGTAGCTGGTGGCGGGTGGAGGAGATTGATGGACGGAAAGCGGAGTTCATTCGAGGGCAGAGGCGGGACATGCATATTATTCTGTACGCTTCGCGCAAAATGGTTGGTTCGGGCGGCTGTAACCAGATCAGCGGCTCGTTCATTCACTCGCCGGGCAGTATCCGTTTCGGCGCGATCGCTTCGTCGAAGATGATGTGCCAGCCGGCGGTGATGTTGCGGGAACAGGCGTTCATCGCGGCGCTGCGCAAGGCTGACAGCTATGTCGTCAGAGGTCGCCGGTTGACAATGTATGACCGCCTGGGGCGTGAGACACTGCGCTTCATGGCGGTTCCGTCTCGCTGA
- a CDS encoding radical SAM/SPASM domain-containing protein: MSLKRQARFTELFFQYLRKASKRFPQMIPSLLPMKYTLAITQQCNLACRYCYIEKNPLTMSLETAARIVGFMYRATPPRETMDIGFFGGEPLLELDLLGRIVDLVKKHDEFGSRKVLFSVVSNGTLFTEEAARKLERYGVSIGISCDGPPEIQDRSRVFPDGSGSSAQVSSSIQEALRFFPFMPVNAVYRPESLTALPKIIDYFADLGVRNLYLNPDITATWSDADALLLPEVYDRIGRRYIEFYRAGSPMHISLVDSKIVVLLRGGYEPAEKCRMGKGEFAFSPSGNIYPCERLIRSGDGGTHCLGNVHDDTPLSRRCSHDSERSGHEACASCSLFPYCMYWCGCTNFHATGDYHMPGPFLCASERAAISTAYGVLEELGKEGFAFSDHLAGTPLMSILGEIGALSAHRNAASE; encoded by the coding sequence ATGTCGCTGAAGCGGCAAGCGCGCTTCACTGAGCTGTTCTTCCAATACCTGCGGAAGGCGTCAAAACGCTTTCCGCAGATGATTCCTTCCCTGTTGCCAATGAAATACACTCTTGCGATTACCCAGCAGTGCAATCTTGCCTGCCGGTACTGTTACATCGAGAAAAACCCGTTGACCATGAGCCTGGAGACCGCCGCGCGGATCGTCGGTTTCATGTACCGGGCGACGCCTCCCAGGGAAACGATGGATATCGGGTTTTTCGGCGGTGAGCCGTTGCTTGAACTGGATCTGCTTGGACGAATCGTCGATCTCGTAAAAAAGCACGATGAGTTCGGCAGCAGAAAGGTGCTGTTTTCCGTGGTTTCGAACGGTACGCTTTTCACCGAAGAGGCGGCCCGGAAGCTCGAGCGATACGGCGTTTCGATCGGCATCAGTTGCGACGGGCCGCCGGAGATTCAGGATCGGTCGAGAGTATTCCCGGACGGGAGCGGCAGCTCTGCGCAAGTCTCTTCTTCCATACAGGAAGCCCTGCGCTTTTTTCCTTTTATGCCCGTCAACGCGGTTTACCGTCCGGAGAGCTTGACCGCCCTGCCGAAAATAATCGATTACTTCGCGGATTTGGGCGTCAGAAACCTCTATCTCAACCCCGACATCACGGCGACCTGGAGCGATGCGGATGCTTTGCTGCTTCCAGAGGTGTACGACCGGATTGGACGGCGGTATATTGAGTTTTACCGCGCAGGCTCGCCAATGCATATCAGTCTCGTTGACAGCAAAATTGTGGTGCTGCTTCGCGGTGGCTACGAGCCTGCCGAGAAGTGCCGGATGGGGAAAGGTGAGTTTGCTTTTTCACCGTCTGGCAATATCTATCCCTGCGAGCGCCTTATCAGATCAGGTGATGGAGGGACGCATTGCCTGGGCAATGTTCATGATGACACGCCATTGTCGCGCCGTTGCAGCCACGACTCGGAGCGGAGCGGGCACGAGGCGTGCGCCAGTTGTTCCTTGTTTCCGTACTGCATGTACTGGTGTGGCTGCACGAACTTTCATGCCACGGGTGACTATCATATGCCCGGCCCTTTTCTGTGCGCTTCTGAGAGGGCGGCCATCAGCACGGCATACGGGGTGCTTGAAGAGCTTGGGAAGGAAGGGTTCGCGTTTTCTGACCATTTGGCCGGAACGCCGTTGATGAGCATTCTTGGCGAGATTGGAGCCTTGAGCGCTCATCGGAATGCTGCAAGCGAATAG
- a CDS encoding IS630 family transposase → MEKIDIRKVSDRERALLRNQVIRLRKQGKGNNEVAELLGLSPETTSRWWQRYQREGQSMLAEPKRGRKHGEQRSLNPEQEKKIQKMIVDHYPEQLKLPFALWDRQAIQLLILQQFGINMPIRTVGHYLSRWGYTPQRPIRKAYEQRPAEVERWMQESYPAIKAKAKTENAEIYWADETGIATNGNLVRGYAPAGKTPELRLNARKEHISMISAINNQGKLRFMLYEDAMNSKRLIEFMKRLVKDAGRKVILILDNLKVHHSKPVKEWLGKHTEKIEVFYLPSYSPELNPDEYLNNDLKHAVHGNYGGVARSKAAIHDKTISHMRHLQKSPCKVEKLFDHPNVRYAKN, encoded by the coding sequence ATGGAAAAAATCGATATTAGAAAAGTCTCTGACCGGGAGCGCGCTTTATTGCGCAACCAGGTGATTCGCTTGCGAAAGCAAGGCAAAGGCAACAATGAAGTTGCCGAACTCTTGGGGTTGTCCCCTGAAACAACGAGTCGTTGGTGGCAACGATACCAGCGAGAAGGCCAGTCCATGCTTGCGGAGCCAAAACGGGGTCGAAAACATGGAGAACAAAGGAGTCTGAATCCTGAACAGGAAAAGAAGATTCAGAAAATGATTGTCGATCATTACCCTGAACAACTGAAACTGCCATTCGCGCTTTGGGATCGTCAGGCAATCCAACTCCTGATTCTTCAGCAGTTTGGCATCAACATGCCGATTCGCACGGTTGGCCACTACCTGTCACGCTGGGGCTATACACCGCAACGTCCGATCAGGAAAGCCTATGAACAGCGTCCAGCCGAAGTCGAGCGCTGGATGCAGGAGTCCTATCCAGCCATCAAAGCGAAGGCAAAGACTGAAAATGCCGAGATTTACTGGGCTGACGAGACCGGCATCGCAACCAATGGCAACCTGGTCAGAGGCTATGCTCCTGCCGGAAAAACGCCTGAGTTACGACTGAATGCGCGCAAGGAGCACATCAGCATGATTTCAGCGATCAACAACCAGGGCAAGCTTCGTTTCATGCTCTATGAAGATGCCATGAACAGCAAACGACTCATCGAGTTCATGAAGCGTCTGGTCAAGGATGCAGGCCGAAAAGTGATCCTCATTCTGGACAATCTGAAAGTGCATCACAGCAAACCGGTCAAAGAGTGGCTGGGAAAGCATACGGAAAAGATCGAGGTGTTTTATTTACCGTCCTACTCACCGGAATTGAATCCAGACGAATATCTGAACAACGATTTGAAACACGCCGTGCATGGCAATTATGGTGGAGTAGCCCGATCAAAAGCGGCAATTCACGACAAGACGATTTCGCATATGAGACATCTTCAGAAAAGTCCTTGCAAAGTCGAAAAACTGTTTGATCATCCCAATGTTCGCTATGCCAAAAATTGA